One genomic window of Candidatus Binatia bacterium includes the following:
- a CDS encoding matrixin family metalloprotease, protein MKRGEVNHRRVAVRAARFGLVLLAACGLVGSAAATTFVPMDDATLQTTSDLVVSGTVTAIETMRGAPPGSLHTYVHVHIDEVLQGRIDSESLVLREPGGRLGGTTEWVFGAPEFSVGERAVLFLVRNPDGTLRTNQMALGKYTITFDGSGRPAATRDLGAGTEAFLPASGEIVASVPERRPLARLLAELRRRSGHRSGAIRAAGKTIVAVPPELARTPTEASDSFTYLGTPSRWMLSDCGQTIPYLIDSAGDATLGFTASLAATTAALAAWSGVPGGNLHLIDGGTIAPTAFAGCGENRVIFNDPFDEIADPTNCTGVLAMGGYCSGSGPPCAAARTRLNGTDFAPIEVGKVLFNNGWTGCSFWRAENLAEIATHEIGHTLGFGHSADSNATMYGVAHFDGRGAGLRADDENAVRFVYPPLTTPETRTPTPTVTRSPTRTATPSRTATPSRTATRTPTPSRTPMPTATRTPSRTATVTRTGTSTRTPSATRTATVTATATITATATPTSTSEATPTPTDTPTATPSPVLRLDGSVAYYARPVPVPGATLTLSGAAVLTSLSDSGGQFAFDNLEPGDWGLRAAKVGGVNGAITALDAAHALQATAGARQLDALQAIACDVSGNGTVSAFDASLILRYVVGIESGLPASAACGMEWSFAPVPAPLPGQTIFAPGIAGPVCSAGAIAYASLVGPAGGQSFLGILHGDCTGNWDPSDSGSVTPPGTVRLGSARLRRTASGRRILALPVTVSVKGGYLGLEVHLGYDRDSLLPRRVRRAAARREALVESNIGQPGELAVALASPVPLPAGVGFVVEFDLLSGGSYRGGVNMRRAIVGGQS, encoded by the coding sequence ATGAAGCGCGGCGAAGTCAACCATCGGCGGGTCGCCGTGCGGGCGGCACGATTTGGCCTCGTCCTGCTCGCCGCTTGCGGGCTGGTCGGGAGTGCCGCCGCCACGACCTTCGTGCCCATGGACGACGCGACGCTGCAAACGACGTCGGACCTGGTGGTCTCAGGCACCGTGACCGCCATCGAAACCATGCGCGGCGCGCCGCCGGGGTCGCTGCACACTTACGTTCACGTCCACATCGACGAGGTTCTGCAGGGCCGTATTGACAGTGAGTCCCTGGTGCTGCGCGAGCCGGGTGGCCGGCTCGGCGGGACTACGGAATGGGTGTTCGGCGCGCCCGAGTTCTCGGTGGGAGAGCGCGCGGTTCTGTTTCTGGTCCGCAACCCGGATGGGACTTTACGAACCAACCAGATGGCATTGGGCAAGTACACCATCACGTTCGATGGGTCGGGAAGGCCTGCGGCGACGCGCGACCTCGGTGCCGGCACGGAGGCCTTCTTGCCCGCTTCCGGGGAGATCGTAGCGTCGGTGCCGGAACGTCGGCCGCTCGCCCGTTTGCTCGCCGAACTGCGGCGGCGAAGCGGTCATCGTTCCGGCGCCATCCGTGCGGCAGGGAAGACCATCGTTGCGGTTCCCCCGGAGCTGGCGCGGACGCCCACCGAGGCCTCCGATTCGTTCACGTACCTCGGTACGCCATCGCGCTGGATGTTGTCCGACTGTGGGCAGACGATTCCGTATCTCATCGACAGCGCCGGAGACGCCACGCTCGGGTTTACGGCGTCACTGGCGGCGACCACTGCGGCACTGGCGGCATGGTCAGGCGTGCCCGGAGGCAACTTGCACCTGATCGACGGGGGCACCATCGCCCCAACGGCATTTGCTGGCTGCGGCGAGAACCGAGTCATCTTCAACGACCCCTTCGACGAGATCGCCGACCCGACGAATTGCACCGGGGTGCTGGCAATGGGTGGTTATTGCAGCGGCAGCGGGCCGCCCTGCGCGGCGGCCCGTACGCGACTCAACGGCACCGATTTCGCGCCGATAGAGGTCGGCAAAGTCCTGTTCAACAACGGCTGGACCGGGTGCAGTTTCTGGCGGGCCGAGAACCTTGCCGAGATCGCCACGCACGAAATCGGCCACACCCTGGGCTTCGGTCATTCCGCCGACAGCAATGCCACCATGTACGGGGTCGCTCATTTCGACGGGCGCGGCGCCGGACTGCGTGCCGACGACGAGAACGCCGTGCGCTTTGTGTACCCGCCGCTCACCACCCCGGAGACGCGCACTCCGACGCCCACGGTGACCCGCTCGCCGACCCGTACCGCGACGCCATCGCGCACGGCGACACCCTCTCGCACGGCGACTCGCACCCCAACGCCGTCGCGAACTCCCATGCCGACGGCGACCCGAACGCCGTCACGCACGGCGACCGTCACGCGCACCGGGACTTCGACGCGCACCCCTTCGGCCACTCGCACCGCCACCGTGACTGCCACGGCGACGATTACCGCCACAGCGACACCTACCTCCACGTCTGAGGCGACGCCGACGCCAACCGACACCCCGACCGCGACTCCCTCGCCCGTGCTGCGGCTCGATGGTTCGGTTGCCTATTACGCGCGGCCCGTGCCTGTGCCGGGGGCCACGTTGACACTGAGCGGGGCGGCGGTGCTGACTTCGCTCAGCGACAGCGGCGGTCAATTCGCGTTCGACAACCTGGAGCCGGGTGACTGGGGGCTTCGAGCGGCGAAGGTGGGCGGGGTCAATGGCGCGATCACGGCGCTCGATGCCGCACACGCGTTGCAGGCTACCGCCGGCGCGCGCCAGCTCGATGCACTGCAGGCGATCGCCTGCGATGTCAGCGGCAATGGTACGGTCAGTGCCTTCGACGCGTCGTTGATACTGAGGTACGTGGTGGGAATCGAATCCGGTCTGCCGGCGTCGGCTGCCTGCGGCATGGAGTGGTCTTTCGCCCCGGTCCCCGCTCCGTTGCCGGGCCAGACCATCTTCGCGCCCGGTATTGCCGGGCCGGTCTGCAGCGCCGGCGCGATTGCCTACGCGTCGCTGGTTGGGCCGGCCGGCGGACAGAGCTTCCTCGGTATTTTGCACGGGGACTGCACCGGCAACTGGGACCCGAGCGACTCGGGCTCCGTGACGCCGCCGGGGACCGTCCGTTTGGGGAGCGCCCGCCTGCGACGGACCGCCTCGGGTCGTCGAATCCTTGCCTTGCCGGTCACGGTATCGGTCAAGGGTGGCTACCTCGGCCTCGAGGTGCACCTCGGCTACGATCGCGACAGCCTTCTTCCACGACGAGTGCGCCGAGCGGCGGCCCGCCGCGAGGCTCTCGTCGAGAGCAACATCGGACAACCCGGAGAACTGGCCGTCGCTCTCGCCAGCCCGGTACCACTCCCGGCCGGCGTCGGCTTCGTGGTGGAATTCGACCTCCTTTCGGGAGGGTCTTACCGGGGCGGTGTGAACATGCGCCGCGCCATCGTCGGCGGGCAGTCTTGA
- a CDS encoding archaeosortase/exosortase family protein — translation MPRISIARLFGTYWVPVRVVATFVALITVLFSLLTYEPIVQRLDIAWVLAQVSAWISWALLKAVGFVIGFPVRIDGTNLASGNFVVDVSPACSGAVPSMIYLSAVFAYPTSRRAKLIGTAVGLAIINGANLIRVVGLFLVGLFANEYFHDTHVYVAQALVVGVAVATWLFWAGRFADAPGH, via the coding sequence GTGCCGAGGATTTCTATCGCCAGGCTGTTCGGTACGTACTGGGTCCCGGTGCGGGTAGTGGCGACTTTCGTCGCCCTGATAACGGTACTGTTCTCCTTGTTGACGTACGAGCCGATAGTCCAACGGCTCGACATCGCGTGGGTGCTGGCCCAGGTCAGTGCGTGGATTAGTTGGGCACTGCTCAAGGCGGTCGGCTTCGTGATCGGCTTTCCGGTCCGCATCGACGGAACCAATCTCGCCTCCGGGAACTTCGTCGTCGACGTCAGCCCGGCCTGCTCGGGAGCGGTACCGAGCATGATCTACCTGTCGGCGGTGTTCGCCTATCCGACGAGCCGGCGCGCCAAGTTGATCGGCACCGCGGTCGGACTCGCGATCATCAATGGCGCAAACCTGATCCGGGTCGTCGGGCTGTTCCTCGTCGGATTGTTTGCGAACGAGTATTTCCACGACACCCACGTGTACGTGGCCCAGGCTCTCGTCGTCGGGGTTGCCGTAGCGACCTGGCTCTTCTGGGCAGGACGGTTTGCGGATGCGCCTGGGCATTAA